Proteins from a single region of Cytophagaceae bacterium:
- a CDS encoding aldo/keto reductase yields MNYRILGKTGAKVSEIGLGTWQVGGKWGSDFDHKLAQKILNEAAEQGINFIDTADVYSDGESEITIGKFLKSHKGKFFIATKCGRQINPHVNEGYTPVALRKYVEDSLKRLQLETLDLIQLHCPPTQVFYRPEIFGEFEKLKSEGKIQNLGISVEKIEEALKGIEYENVTTVQIIFNMFRQRPSELFFEQAKKKNIGVIVRVPLASGMLSGKYSKETKFEAGDHRNFNRNGEAFDKGETFSGVDYETGLAAVEELKALFGPKAVLAQKALKWILMFDEVSTVIPGASRPEQITENLKSLNEPALSAEELTIVKEIYKKYFNQTVHHWW; encoded by the coding sequence ATGAATTATAGAATTTTAGGAAAAACTGGGGCAAAGGTATCCGAAATCGGGCTGGGCACCTGGCAGGTAGGAGGTAAGTGGGGGAGCGATTTTGATCACAAACTGGCCCAAAAAATACTTAATGAGGCTGCGGAACAGGGTATCAATTTCATAGATACCGCCGATGTGTACAGCGACGGAGAATCAGAAATAACCATCGGGAAATTTTTAAAATCGCATAAAGGGAAGTTTTTTATAGCCACCAAATGTGGCAGGCAGATAAATCCACATGTAAATGAGGGTTACACGCCTGTTGCACTGAGAAAATATGTGGAAGATAGCCTGAAACGGCTCCAATTGGAGACTTTGGATTTGATTCAGTTGCATTGTCCGCCTACACAAGTGTTTTATCGCCCTGAGATTTTCGGAGAATTTGAAAAACTAAAATCTGAGGGCAAGATTCAGAATTTGGGTATAAGTGTTGAAAAAATCGAGGAAGCACTGAAAGGCATTGAATATGAAAATGTTACAACGGTTCAGATTATTTTCAATATGTTTCGTCAGCGACCATCTGAATTATTTTTTGAGCAGGCAAAAAAGAAAAATATTGGAGTGATAGTAAGAGTTCCTTTGGCGAGTGGGATGCTTTCGGGTAAATATTCTAAAGAAACAAAATTTGAAGCTGGCGACCACCGTAACTTTAACCGTAATGGCGAGGCTTTCGACAAAGGAGAGACCTTTTCAGGCGTAGATTATGAAACCGGATTGGCAGCCGTGGAGGAATTAAAGGCTCTTTTTGGCCCAAAAGCAGTTTTAGCACAAAAGGCCTTGAAATGGATTCTGATGTTTGATGAAGTGAGCACGGTGATTCCCGGAGCATCGCGGCCTGAGCAAATCACTGAGAACCTGAAATCGCTGAATGAGCCGGCACTTTCAGCCGAAGAATTGACGATTGTTAAGGAAATTTATAAGAAATATTTTAACCAAACCGTCCACCATTGGTGGTAA
- the mgrA gene encoding L-glyceraldehyde 3-phosphate reductase: MMYLADEQRYDKINYRRCGKSGLKLPEISLGLWHNFGGVDTFENYRAILRTAFDHGVTHFDLANNYGPPPGSAEENFGVLLKKDFLPYRDELIISSKAGYNMWPGPYGEWGSRKYLIASCDQSLKRTGLEYFDIFYSHRPDPETPLEETMGALDTLVKQGKALYVGLSNYDAEQTRAALAILKDLGTPCLIHQPKYSMLVRDPEEGLLDVLEENGVGCIPFSPLAQGLLTDKYLHGIPDDSRAGKVTGFLQKDRVTPEIISQVSALNEIAKERGQSLAQMALAWLLKDHRITTVLIGASRVSQLLDSLKAVENQKFDEEELKKIEEILTH, from the coding sequence ATTATGTATTTAGCAGACGAACAACGTTACGACAAAATAAACTATCGCCGCTGCGGGAAAAGTGGGCTGAAACTGCCTGAAATTTCTCTGGGTTTGTGGCACAATTTCGGCGGAGTCGATACTTTTGAAAACTATCGTGCAATACTCAGGACTGCCTTTGATCACGGTGTTACACATTTTGACCTTGCCAATAATTATGGTCCGCCTCCGGGTTCTGCTGAGGAAAATTTCGGGGTTTTACTAAAAAAAGATTTTCTACCCTACAGAGATGAACTGATTATCTCTTCAAAAGCCGGCTACAACATGTGGCCCGGACCTTATGGTGAATGGGGTTCACGTAAGTATCTGATTGCCAGTTGTGATCAGAGCCTTAAACGTACAGGGTTGGAGTATTTTGATATTTTCTATTCCCATCGACCAGACCCTGAAACTCCGCTGGAAGAAACCATGGGAGCATTGGATACACTGGTAAAACAAGGTAAGGCACTTTATGTAGGTCTTTCCAATTATGATGCAGAGCAGACCCGTGCGGCATTGGCTATTTTGAAAGATTTAGGCACGCCATGCCTGATACATCAGCCCAAATATTCTATGCTGGTACGTGACCCCGAAGAAGGTCTCCTTGATGTATTGGAAGAAAATGGGGTAGGGTGTATTCCGTTTTCACCACTGGCTCAGGGGCTTTTGACTGATAAATATCTTCATGGCATTCCTGATGATTCGAGAGCGGGAAAAGTAACAGGTTTTTTGCAAAAAGACAGAGTTACGCCGGAAATAATCTCTCAGGTTTCAGCTCTCAATGAGATTGCGAAAGAAAGAGGACAAAGTTTGGCACAAATGGCCCTTGCCTGGTTGCTCAAAGACCATAGAATCACCACGGTGTTGATTGGAGCTAGTAGAGTGAGTCAGCTTTTAGATTCATTAAAAGCTGTTGAAAATCAGAAGTTTGATGAAGAAGAGTTAAAGAAAATTGAAGAGATTTTAACTCATTGA
- a CDS encoding endo-1,4-beta-xylanase encodes MKITKILALAFMPLFSFGQKEKLKEVYAGAFKMGTAVNHAIVSGKDKVSQEIVLSQFNTITPENVMKAEVVNPRPGAFDFSQADAFVDFGLKNKMFIVGHTLIWHNQTPDWFFKNENGSLKSQDEVKERLKEHIKVVAGRYAGKVNAWDVVNEVIDDDGSYRPTLWVNGIGSGDEMVKLAFKYAAEFAPNTELYYNDFNAWRPAKVKGIVRMVKMLQAAGIRIDGVGIQGHWGLNYPKNQYIEEAIDAYAACGIKVMITELDVDVLPVTKEGQIIGQGFMHKQFQNEEFKTFLDPYREGLPEDINQKLADRYAELFRIFYKKRDKLDRVTVWGVKDEMSWKNDYPIPGRINYPLLWDRQGKAKKAFSEIISLSIKK; translated from the coding sequence ATGAAAATTACAAAAATTCTGGCATTGGCTTTTATGCCTTTGTTTTCTTTTGGGCAAAAAGAAAAACTTAAAGAAGTTTATGCCGGTGCCTTCAAAATGGGTACTGCGGTAAATCATGCCATAGTATCGGGCAAAGACAAGGTTTCGCAGGAAATTGTGCTGAGCCAGTTTAATACTATTACTCCCGAAAACGTAATGAAAGCAGAAGTGGTCAATCCCAGGCCGGGAGCTTTTGATTTTTCTCAGGCCGATGCTTTTGTAGATTTTGGCCTAAAAAATAAGATGTTTATTGTGGGTCATACGCTCATTTGGCATAATCAGACCCCAGATTGGTTTTTTAAAAATGAAAACGGCTCATTGAAATCTCAGGACGAAGTTAAGGAAAGATTGAAAGAGCACATCAAAGTGGTGGCTGGCCGCTACGCAGGAAAAGTAAATGCCTGGGATGTGGTCAATGAGGTGATTGATGATGATGGATCTTACCGTCCAACCCTTTGGGTCAATGGGATAGGGAGTGGCGATGAAATGGTCAAACTGGCATTTAAATACGCTGCCGAATTTGCTCCTAATACTGAATTATATTACAATGATTTTAATGCCTGGAGACCCGCGAAAGTGAAAGGGATAGTGAGAATGGTAAAAATGCTTCAGGCAGCCGGTATCAGAATTGACGGTGTGGGCATTCAGGGTCACTGGGGGTTAAATTATCCGAAAAACCAATATATAGAAGAGGCCATTGATGCTTATGCTGCATGCGGAATAAAGGTCATGATTACGGAATTGGACGTTGATGTACTGCCAGTTACCAAAGAAGGGCAGATTATCGGGCAGGGTTTTATGCATAAACAGTTTCAGAATGAAGAATTTAAGACTTTTCTAGATCCTTATCGGGAAGGTTTACCAGAAGATATCAACCAAAAACTGGCTGACCGTTATGCTGAATTATTCAGGATTTTTTACAAAAAAAGAGATAAGCTCGACAGGGTTACGGTATGGGGCGTAAAAGATGAGATGTCATGGAAAAACGACTATCCTATTCCGGGTAGGATAAATTATCCATTACTATGGGATAGGCAAGGAAAAGCAAAAAAGGCGTTCTCTGAAATTATTAGTCTTTCAATTAAAAAGTAA
- a CDS encoding translation initiation factor IF-3 — MKRPYRPPVRKEDEHRINEKIRGVAEVRLVGENIEVGVYPYSKAVELAHTLNLDLVEIVPNSVPPVCRIVDYSKFKYEQKKKQKELKAKQVKTVIKEIRFGPQTDDHDFDFKLKHAENFLKENSKVKAYVQFIGRQIVFKEQGFQLLERFVKSLEDLGKPEAPPKLEGKRLNVIIAPKPKK, encoded by the coding sequence ATGAAGAGGCCGTACCGTCCACCGGTTAGAAAAGAGGACGAGCACAGAATTAACGAGAAAATCAGAGGCGTAGCTGAAGTGCGATTGGTAGGTGAAAATATTGAAGTGGGTGTATATCCTTATTCAAAAGCTGTAGAATTAGCACATACTCTGAATCTGGATTTGGTTGAAATTGTTCCCAACTCAGTTCCACCAGTTTGTAGAATTGTAGATTATTCTAAATTCAAATACGAGCAAAAAAAGAAGCAAAAAGAACTTAAAGCAAAACAGGTTAAAACTGTAATAAAGGAAATAAGATTTGGTCCTCAAACCGATGACCATGACTTTGATTTCAAACTTAAACATGCAGAGAACTTCCTTAAAGAAAACTCAAAAGTGAAGGCTTATGTGCAGTTTATCGGTCGTCAGATTGTGTTTAAAGAGCAGGGATTCCAACTTTTGGAGCGATTTGTAAAATCACTCGAAGATCTGGGTAAACCAGAAGCTCCGCCAAAATTAGAAGGTAAAAGGCTTAATGTGATTATCGCACCTAAGCCTAAGAAATAA
- the thrS gene encoding threonine--tRNA ligase: MINITLPDGSIKSFEGKTTPMDVALSISEGLARNVLAAKIDGKVVDLNTTIEADCTLQLLTWNDTEGKSTFWHSSAHLMAEALEALYPGVKFWVGPPVENGFYYDVDTNGKPISSDDFKTIEDKMIELARQKNDYVRIPISKADALKYFKEKGDEYKLDLLEGLEDGNITLYKQGNFTDLCRGPHIPNTGFIKAAKITNAAAAFFKGDQNNKMLTRVYGVTFPKAKELEEYLTLLEEAKRRDHRKLGAELDIFTFSEKVGKGLPLWLPKGAMLRERLENFLKKAQLKAGYLPVVTPHIGSKQLYETSGHWEKYGEDSFQPIKTPEEGEEFMLKPMNCPHHCEIFKARPRSYRDLPMRLAEFGTVYRYEQSGELHGLTRVRGFTQDDAHLFCTNDQVEDEFKKVIDLVLYVFKSLGFEDFSAQVSLRSREDRSKYIGSDEDWNKAETAIQKAADEKGLKTVVEYGEAAFYGPKLDFMVKDALGRKWQLGTIQVDYNLPKRFDLEYVGADNQKHRPVMIHRAPFGSMERFIAILIENTAGNFPFWLSPEQIAVLPISEKYEEFSNEVFLTLQENDIRGFIDLRAEKIGRKIRDAEVAKVPLMLIIGEKEAQDGKVSVRKKGEGDVGTFTIEEFIQYAKNEINKNIPKFGNN, from the coding sequence ATGATAAACATTACATTACCTGACGGTAGCATTAAAAGTTTTGAAGGAAAGACTACTCCTATGGATGTGGCACTTTCGATAAGTGAAGGATTGGCAAGAAACGTTCTTGCAGCAAAAATAGATGGAAAAGTGGTGGATCTTAACACCACAATAGAGGCAGATTGCACATTGCAGCTGCTTACGTGGAATGATACTGAAGGAAAATCTACTTTTTGGCATTCATCAGCTCACCTAATGGCAGAGGCCCTGGAAGCATTATATCCTGGAGTAAAATTTTGGGTGGGTCCTCCGGTTGAAAATGGCTTCTACTATGATGTTGATACCAACGGAAAGCCCATTTCTTCTGACGACTTTAAGACTATAGAAGACAAAATGATCGAACTCGCACGTCAGAAAAATGATTATGTGAGGATTCCGATTTCGAAAGCTGATGCCCTGAAATATTTCAAAGAAAAAGGAGATGAATATAAACTTGACCTTTTGGAAGGATTGGAAGATGGCAATATTACCCTTTACAAACAGGGCAATTTTACTGATTTATGTCGCGGGCCACATATTCCCAATACCGGATTTATCAAAGCTGCAAAAATCACTAATGCGGCTGCCGCCTTTTTCAAAGGAGATCAAAATAACAAAATGCTCACCCGCGTTTATGGTGTAACATTTCCAAAAGCCAAAGAACTTGAGGAATATTTGACCCTACTGGAAGAAGCCAAAAGACGTGACCATAGGAAATTGGGTGCCGAACTGGATATATTTACTTTTTCTGAAAAAGTAGGAAAAGGCTTGCCTTTGTGGTTGCCCAAAGGTGCCATGCTGAGAGAAAGACTTGAAAACTTCCTGAAAAAAGCCCAGCTAAAAGCAGGATATTTGCCTGTTGTGACTCCACATATTGGTAGCAAACAGTTATATGAAACCTCAGGACACTGGGAGAAATACGGAGAAGATTCTTTTCAGCCGATAAAAACTCCTGAGGAAGGTGAAGAGTTTATGCTGAAACCCATGAACTGCCCTCACCACTGCGAGATTTTTAAAGCCAGACCCCGCAGTTACCGAGATTTGCCGATGCGTTTGGCTGAGTTTGGTACAGTTTATAGGTATGAACAAAGCGGTGAGTTGCATGGTTTAACCCGTGTAAGAGGCTTTACACAGGACGATGCCCACCTTTTCTGTACCAACGATCAGGTAGAAGATGAATTCAAAAAAGTAATTGATCTGGTATTATATGTTTTCAAATCGCTTGGATTTGAGGACTTTAGTGCTCAGGTTTCTTTGCGGTCACGCGAAGATCGCTCAAAATATATTGGCTCTGACGAAGACTGGAATAAAGCCGAAACGGCGATACAAAAAGCAGCTGACGAAAAAGGCCTTAAAACCGTGGTAGAATATGGCGAGGCAGCCTTCTACGGACCAAAACTAGACTTCATGGTCAAAGATGCCCTGGGTCGTAAGTGGCAATTAGGAACCATACAGGTAGATTACAATTTACCGAAAAGATTTGATTTGGAATATGTAGGTGCTGATAATCAAAAACATAGACCAGTGATGATCCACCGGGCACCTTTTGGTTCTATGGAGCGTTTCATAGCGATTTTGATTGAAAACACCGCGGGTAACTTCCCATTTTGGCTGTCGCCTGAACAAATCGCTGTATTGCCTATTTCTGAAAAATATGAAGAATTTTCAAATGAGGTCTTTCTTACCCTTCAGGAAAATGACATCAGAGGCTTTATTGATTTGAGAGCTGAGAAAATCGGAAGGAAAATCAGAGATGCTGAGGTGGCAAAAGTACCTCTAATGTTGATTATCGGAGAAAAAGAGGCACAAGATGGCAAGGTTTCTGTTAGGAAAAAAGGTGAAGGCGATGTAGGAACTTTTACAATTGAAGAGTTTATACAATACGCTAAAAATGAAATCAATAAAAATATACCCAAATTTGGGAATAATTGA
- a CDS encoding tetratricopeptide repeat protein, with the protein MTACSDHSRDEFNIPLKKTNQANNNEHLAALSILSDAIKNNPSDPVNYYKRALLHYNIQNYKDGLVDITRAEKLDPNSGLYLYYKAKFESKLELPSALKNAQLAESQKFDSPDLYILLADLYLKEKQFSKSQHYMRKAENAYPYNSDLFLVKGKYYARQADTLTAINNFKRALSLTPHRIDAYDYLIKTYNAAKMPDSALVYNEMALKKFPDSRELVFNKAQILENVGALDSATKVYKRFLMLEPGRYDVLEKVGDIYFRKKNYAAAFLVYDKWGKAQPEQTKAFLKAAGCYEVQKKYAEAKSYLEKIKDKNPENINISSEVDRLTYILDAQENRYYDYNETYKSNTRSSKNKTQEEPEANRRIFDDNIGTIEKIQKRSQLNLGRDTTRH; encoded by the coding sequence ATGACAGCCTGTTCTGATCATTCAAGAGATGAATTCAATATTCCGTTAAAGAAGACAAATCAGGCAAACAACAATGAACATCTGGCTGCACTGAGTATTCTTTCTGATGCCATAAAAAACAATCCCAGCGATCCTGTAAATTATTATAAAAGGGCGTTGCTGCATTACAATATTCAAAATTATAAAGACGGACTGGTTGATATTACCCGTGCCGAAAAACTAGATCCTAACTCAGGTCTATATTTATATTATAAAGCAAAATTTGAAAGTAAACTCGAATTGCCTTCGGCACTGAAAAATGCCCAGTTGGCAGAGTCACAAAAATTTGATTCTCCCGATTTGTATATTCTTCTGGCCGATTTATATCTAAAGGAAAAGCAGTTTTCAAAGTCTCAGCATTATATGAGGAAAGCAGAAAATGCTTACCCTTATAACTCTGATTTGTTTTTAGTAAAAGGTAAATATTATGCCCGACAGGCTGATACACTTACGGCTATTAACAATTTTAAGAGAGCTTTGTCACTTACTCCACATCGAATTGATGCCTACGACTATCTGATAAAAACATATAATGCAGCAAAAATGCCGGACTCAGCTCTGGTTTATAATGAAATGGCCCTTAAAAAATTCCCGGATTCGAGAGAATTGGTTTTTAATAAGGCTCAGATTCTTGAAAATGTTGGTGCTCTTGACAGTGCCACAAAAGTGTATAAAAGGTTTTTGATGCTTGAACCGGGAAGGTACGATGTATTGGAAAAAGTGGGTGATATCTATTTCCGGAAAAAGAATTATGCGGCAGCATTTTTGGTTTATGATAAATGGGGAAAAGCCCAGCCTGAACAAACCAAAGCCTTTTTGAAAGCTGCCGGATGTTATGAAGTTCAGAAAAAATATGCAGAAGCAAAAAGCTATCTGGAAAAAATAAAAGATAAAAATCCGGAGAATATAAATATCAGTAGCGAAGTAGATCGTCTGACATATATTCTTGATGCTCAGGAAAACCGATATTATGATTACAACGAAACTTACAAATCAAACACAAGGTCATCAAAAAACAAGACTCAGGAAGAACCCGAAGCTAACAGAAGAATATTTGACGATAATATCGGAACAATAGAAAAAATACAAAAACGCAGTCAATTGAATTTGGGTAGAGATACCACCAGACATTAA
- a CDS encoding EVE domain-containing protein codes for MNYWLVKSEPFKFSWDKFVSKGGDMWDGVRNYAARNNLAAMKVNDLVLFYHSNEGLEIVGLAKVAKESYPDPTSEDPRWVVVDLVPVEKLPKTVTLKTIKSDPILSGMAIVKLSRLSVVPVRAEEFDRIMLLANEN; via the coding sequence ATGAACTATTGGTTAGTAAAATCAGAACCTTTTAAATTTTCCTGGGACAAGTTCGTTAGTAAAGGAGGTGATATGTGGGACGGTGTCAGAAATTATGCGGCCCGCAACAATCTGGCAGCGATGAAAGTCAATGATCTGGTGCTTTTTTATCACTCCAATGAGGGATTAGAAATAGTAGGTTTGGCCAAAGTAGCAAAGGAAAGTTACCCAGATCCAACTTCAGAGGATCCAAGGTGGGTGGTAGTTGATCTGGTACCTGTAGAAAAGCTCCCAAAAACTGTCACTTTGAAAACCATAAAATCTGACCCAATATTGTCAGGTATGGCAATAGTTAAACTATCGAGATTATCGGTTGTGCCGGTAAGAGCTGAGGAATTTGACAGGATAATGTTATTGGCAAATGAAAATTAG
- a CDS encoding DUF2452 domain-containing protein, giving the protein MGKVKGKAQMAMRQQTQDQLNKIIRQIELLGRQAQEINDRIEVSERIYDAQMSFEPIINHHYYLYEKTDGSDVLSMVAPEEWGRKMPYIRFLAKVFLMADHTWQVDFLNAEEVEIEL; this is encoded by the coding sequence ATGGGCAAAGTAAAAGGAAAAGCCCAGATGGCCATGCGGCAACAAACTCAGGATCAACTCAATAAAATCATCAGACAAATAGAACTTCTGGGTCGGCAAGCTCAGGAAATCAACGACCGCATTGAAGTTTCTGAACGGATATATGATGCTCAAATGAGCTTTGAGCCTATCATTAACCATCATTATTATTTATACGAAAAAACCGATGGAAGTGATGTATTATCAATGGTGGCTCCTGAGGAATGGGGTAGAAAAATGCCCTATATACGCTTTCTGGCAAAAGTATTTTTGATGGCTGATCACACATGGCAGGTAGATTTCCTCAATGCAGAAGAAGTTGAAATAGAATTATAA
- a CDS encoding Rieske (2Fe-2S) protein, protein MDKSAGTIDRKDFLKQVGVGFGAIVLMNCLQSCGETEIPDPNPGGNSGKVDFSIDISATANKALQTKGGFLVVSDQKVIIARTLADNWIAVSSVCTHESTTVKYISGSSIFQCPNHGSEFKENGAVSKGPAASALKKYNVTFTANTNTLRVFE, encoded by the coding sequence ATGGATAAAAGTGCAGGAACAATTGACAGAAAAGACTTTCTCAAACAAGTCGGTGTGGGTTTTGGAGCGATTGTGTTGATGAATTGTCTTCAGAGTTGTGGTGAAACTGAAATTCCTGATCCAAATCCGGGTGGAAATTCGGGAAAGGTAGATTTCAGTATTGATATCTCCGCTACTGCCAATAAAGCATTGCAAACCAAAGGTGGGTTTTTAGTGGTTTCAGACCAGAAAGTTATTATTGCACGTACCCTGGCTGACAATTGGATCGCTGTTTCATCTGTTTGTACACACGAGTCAACGACTGTAAAGTATATTTCGGGTTCGTCGATTTTTCAATGTCCCAATCATGGGTCAGAATTCAAAGAAAACGGAGCCGTAAGTAAAGGTCCTGCTGCTAGTGCACTTAAAAAATATAATGTTACTTTTACAGCCAATACCAATACTCTTCGTGTTTTTGAATAA
- a CDS encoding AMP-binding protein — MLYITKEGEIVNTDPTNSYFDKVNDLLNQWSSGREVFELKTSGSTGRPKEILVKRSQIEASIDLSRKALKINQDDLFFCCLNVNYIAGMMMVLRAAHIGCDMIVVEPTSNPFDSMGKMEYLITKNHGKNFFSFVPLQLQTILESDQGMKILKTAKVIIAGGAALNKSLRDKIFELKLPVFETYGMTETISHIALKNVGQGQDYFKILEDVSIETNTNNCLRILSPTTENEWVQTNDVIEIVGKGCFVLKGRADNIINSGGLKIQLEEIERKLADHFQWPNRYFCYGKADEKLGQKLVLVIESHEKIVDLTDLTPVFSKFEVPKEIFFVKNFVETASAKVDKIRTINEFVSY, encoded by the coding sequence ATGTTATATATTACAAAAGAAGGAGAAATTGTAAATACCGACCCAACCAATAGCTATTTTGATAAAGTCAACGATTTATTAAATCAGTGGTCGTCGGGTAGAGAAGTATTTGAGTTGAAAACCTCAGGCTCAACGGGTAGGCCTAAAGAGATTTTGGTCAAAAGAAGCCAAATTGAGGCCTCTATTGATCTCTCGCGTAAAGCTCTGAAAATCAATCAGGATGATTTGTTTTTTTGTTGCCTCAATGTCAATTATATTGCTGGCATGATGATGGTGCTCAGAGCGGCACATATCGGTTGTGATATGATTGTAGTGGAGCCTACATCCAATCCTTTTGATTCCATGGGGAAAATGGAGTATCTGATTACGAAAAATCATGGAAAAAACTTTTTTTCCTTTGTGCCGCTTCAACTGCAGACGATTCTTGAGTCAGATCAGGGTATGAAGATTCTGAAAACTGCAAAAGTTATCATTGCCGGAGGTGCCGCATTAAATAAATCATTGCGGGATAAAATATTTGAACTAAAACTCCCTGTTTTTGAGACCTATGGCATGACCGAAACCATCAGCCATATTGCTTTAAAGAATGTGGGTCAAGGGCAAGATTATTTTAAAATCCTGGAAGATGTAAGTATTGAAACCAATACCAATAATTGCCTCAGAATTCTTTCTCCAACTACTGAAAACGAGTGGGTGCAGACCAACGACGTTATTGAAATAGTTGGGAAAGGATGTTTTGTGTTGAAAGGAAGAGCTGACAATATTATAAACAGTGGAGGTCTAAAAATTCAGTTAGAGGAGATTGAAAGAAAACTAGCTGATCATTTTCAGTGGCCCAATCGCTATTTTTGTTATGGAAAAGCTGATGAAAAACTTGGACAAAAACTGGTATTAGTGATAGAAAGCCATGAAAAAATTGTGGATTTGACTGATTTGACTCCTGTTTTTAGTAAATTTGAGGTTCCGAAAGAAATATTTTTTGTGAAAAACTTTGTCGAAACTGCCTCGGCAAAAGTAGATAAAATCAGAACCATCAATGAATTTGTATCGTATTAG
- a CDS encoding helix-turn-helix transcriptional regulator, with translation MELVNENIRILRTKMGLTQEKFAELLGVKRSLIGAYEEGRAIPPANNLLKLSKVFRVSLDDLINVSFENEIKNNQMRDEEGTLFFSKEITETRPSKVNINNTTFGFEDFEKPKEERKGIPYIKSVLFEKYILNPDFGQFSDGLPNLQLPFLSKSNLTAFDAPLDFLLENCILICEKLSDKYYFQEGQNYLLVTKNHGFIYRRIYNQLNFKGVYLVSSDKSGIPSLEISAVDVKEIWKIEAYFSKNLPQPNPSLEGIRRKIDDLKTEIDFMDDFQSRK, from the coding sequence ATGGAACTCGTAAACGAAAATATCAGAATTCTTAGAACAAAAATGGGCCTTACCCAGGAAAAGTTCGCAGAATTGCTGGGCGTAAAACGCTCCCTGATAGGTGCTTACGAAGAAGGCCGTGCTATACCTCCGGCCAATAACCTCTTGAAGCTTTCAAAAGTTTTCAGAGTGAGTCTCGACGATTTGATAAACGTTTCGTTTGAAAATGAAATCAAAAACAATCAGATGAGGGATGAGGAAGGAACCCTATTTTTTTCAAAGGAAATAACCGAAACCAGACCTTCAAAAGTCAATATCAATAATACTACATTTGGATTTGAAGATTTTGAAAAACCAAAAGAAGAAAGAAAGGGCATTCCTTATATCAAATCTGTACTTTTTGAAAAATATATTCTGAATCCTGATTTTGGACAATTTTCAGATGGTTTGCCTAATTTACAGCTTCCGTTTTTGTCAAAATCTAACCTGACGGCCTTTGATGCACCTCTTGATTTTTTGCTCGAAAATTGTATTTTGATTTGTGAAAAACTTTCTGATAAATATTATTTTCAGGAAGGTCAAAATTACCTTTTGGTGACCAAAAATCATGGTTTTATTTACAGAAGAATCTATAATCAACTCAATTTCAAGGGAGTATATCTGGTTAGCAGTGATAAATCAGGAATACCAAGCCTTGAAATATCCGCTGTTGATGTCAAGGAAATCTGGAAAATTGAGGCTTATTTTTCAAAAAACCTTCCACAACCTAATCCATCTTTGGAAGGAATAAGAAGAAAAATAGATGATCTAAAAACCGAGATTGATTTTATGGATGACTTTCAATCCAGGAAATAA
- the hslV gene encoding ATP-dependent protease subunit HslV, whose amino-acid sequence MEKIRSTTVLGIIHEGKIALGADGQATMGNTVAKSNVKKVRKLAGGKILAGFAGSTADAFTLIEKFEEKINSFGGNMKRAAIELAKEWRTDRYLRRLEAMMIVANKEELLIISGTGDVLEPDNQIAAIGSGSMYAQSAAVALKKHASHLSAYEMVTEGLNIAADICIYTNHNLVIETLD is encoded by the coding sequence ATGGAAAAAATCAGATCAACAACCGTACTTGGTATTATTCACGAGGGTAAAATCGCCCTGGGTGCCGATGGACAGGCAACAATGGGCAATACTGTCGCCAAATCAAATGTAAAAAAAGTGAGAAAGCTGGCGGGCGGCAAGATTTTAGCCGGGTTTGCAGGAAGTACCGCAGATGCTTTTACTTTAATTGAAAAATTTGAAGAGAAAATCAACTCCTTTGGCGGAAACATGAAACGAGCAGCCATTGAATTGGCCAAAGAATGGCGTACTGACCGCTATTTGCGTCGACTGGAAGCCATGATGATAGTTGCCAACAAAGAGGAGTTGTTGATTATTTCAGGAACCGGTGATGTATTAGAGCCTGATAATCAGATAGCTGCAATAGGTTCTGGGAGTATGTATGCCCAGTCGGCGGCGGTGGCTTTGAAAAAACACGCTTCACATCTTTCGGCTTATGAAATGGTAACTGAAGGACTCAATATAGCTGCTGACATCTGTATTTATACCAATCACAATCTTGTAATCGAAACTTTGGATTAA